The DNA region CGGTAGAAGCGCCGGCCGCGTCGGGCACGATCGTCGATGCGGCCATCGCGTCGCCCGATCACACGACGTTGGTGAGCGCTGTTCAGGCTGCGGGGCTTGTCGAGACGCTCTCCGGCGCCGGCCCCTTCACGGTGTTCGCGCCAACCAACGCAGCGTTCGATAAACTTCCGCCCGGCGCGTTGCAAAGCCTGACGCAACCCGAGAACCGTGACGCGCTCTCGCGTATTCTCACTTACCATGTGGTCTCGGGCCGCGTGAGCGCGGCCGAACTCGGCGCTCAAATCGATGCCGGCGGCGGCAGCGCGACCTTGACGACGGTGCAAGGCGGCACGCTCACGGCAACGCGTGTGAACGGCGCCATTCGCCTCACCGATTCATCCGGCGCATATGCGACCGTTACGGCGGCCGACGTTGTCGGGTCCAACGGCGTGATCCACGTCATCGATACGGTGGTCACCCCGCCAGCGGCCTAAAGCGCGGCTAGTGAAGACCTGTGCGCCCGCCGCCTCAACGGCGGGCGCTTCAGCGCTATGACGTCGATTGCCGCCAGCGTTCAACAGCCGCAAGAAAGCAGCATGAAACGTCGCCTCGCATCGCTCCTCGCCGCGCTATTCTTTGCGCCAACCCTGGCGGCCGCGGAAACAGAGCTTAGGTTCTCGCGTCCGGGGGAAACGCAAGTCACCACGACAACCCTGCCCGATGGTGCGGAGATCATTACGTGCGACCGCGAGGCCATCCTCAATTTCTACTGCCTTCGCACAGATATCAATCGAGAAACAGGAGCGCTCGACGCCATCTCGGCGTCGCTGCTACACCAAGGCTGGGCGGTTCTTGGCGCCGACACCGACAGCCGCCCTTTCACTTTCATCTTCACCCGCCCTCAGGCCGGCACAGCCTGTCCCTTCCTGATCATGATGACGAGCGCGGACACAACACTTCCTGGGAGGCCTGCTCTGGAAGCAGGCATGGTCGAAATTCAGATCGCGCAAACAGTGGACGTGACCTGCCTCTTTTGAACACGGTCTGTCACTTCGATTAGAACGGAATCTTGGCTCCGTCCCACGCGAATGCGCAGCCGGAATCCGAAGACGCCAAGCGCTCCAATACATCGATCAGATGACGCGCGCTCTCTTCGGGCGAAAATACGCCATGTGTTGCCGATCGCTGGAAAGGCTTCGACAGCGCACTATCCACAGTGCCCGGGTGCAGCGCCACACAAAGCGCCTTCGGGTTCCTTCGCGCCAATTCGATCGCGCATGTCCGGATGATTTGATGCAACGCGGCCTTCGAGGCGCGATACGACGCCCATCCTCCTAAACGATTGTCCTCAATCGATCCAACGCGCGCCGACAGCGCGGCAAAAATACTGCGTCGTTCCTTGGAGAGAAGCGGCAGAAAATGTCTGGCGATGAGCGCGGGGCCCGTCGCGTTGATAGCGAACATCCGCTCAAACTGTGATGCGCTGAAGTGGCGCCACGTCTTTTCGGGCTGCATTGCATCACCGTGCAACGCGCCCGTGGCGACGAGCACGAAATCTACCGGGCCATCCGCGCCGATCTGCGCCGCCGCTGCGGCGATGCTCGGTTCGTCAACCAGATCGAACGAAAATGGAAGACGCTTCGAACCCGCACGAGGCTCATGCCGCGCGCCGCAATACACTATTTCGATTCCCGGATTCTCAGCCAGACAATCCGCTAGGGCTCCGCCTATCGCGCCTTGGGCGCCGAATACGACCGCGCGCCCAACGAGCGGTTGGCGATCTCCCATACTACTCAAAAGAGAGAACGTGAGAAGAAGACGCCGCCGCTGACTTGCGTGGCGTCGCCGCGCGTCTTTACGAGCGAACTCTCGCCCGCATCACCGCTTAGTTGATCCATCGAAGCGAACGCACCGATAGACCATGGACTGGCGCCGTTTGGACGCCATAGGGCGTTGGCGCCGGCCCCGAACGAATACAAGCCGCCGTCCGCGTCGAACACCGCGAGGCCAGACGCCGCCGCTTGCGCCAGGTCCACATCGAAATATGCGCTGACGTAATCATCATCGACCAGACGAACGCGCGGCCCCAAGCCGTAACGAAGCGTCGATCCATCGAGCGCCACTTGTCCGCGCCATCTCAAGCCAATGTCGGCGACAAATCCCTCATGGCCAGACACGCCCCGACGCGCCTCCGCCTCGACCAGCATCGGGCCCAAAGCATATTGCACAAACCCACCCAGTTCGAGGCTCGTATCGACATCGCCCAGCCCGACAAGATCGGCGCTGTCGTCGCCGCTCAACGCAAAGGCCTGCTCACCGCTCTCCTCACGGCCAAACTTCACGCGCGCGATCGGGCCTGCTTGCAGATTGGGCGTGAGAACAGCGCGATAGCCGATCCCCTCCTGGACAGATGCAAAAAAGCGATCGCCATACGCCACGCGAATGTCGGGGACTATCGAAAGACGGACCTCGTCGTCACCCTCGTACGATGGAGAAACGATAGCGCCGGCGCCAACGCTCAGACGCCAGCCGCTTGCATCACGCTCTTGCGCCGTCGCAACGCCCACCGAAGCGCACAGCATCCCCAGTGTCAAACCTACAGTCGAAATGCGCATACTACCCCCGCTAACGTCCTTGATACGTCAATGGGGCAGACGCGGATCAGGAGGTGTGGCGTGTTGCGCTCAACACAGCATCAGGAGTCCGCACGCTGAACGATCGCGCCGCTGGCGAGCAATTCTTCGAGCAGAGCCATGGTCGCACGACCGGACGCCGCCGTCGGGGCGAGCTTGGCGTGCTCGAAATACTTCAACAGCAGCCCCGGATTGATCTTGGCCAGTTCCACTTGCCCCATCGACCAAGATCCAAACGTGCGTTCGGTGATCTCCTCGAACGAAAGCAAGGTGACATGCGTATGTCTCGGATCACGAACGATGGCATTGTACAAAGCGCAAACCTGAGCGCGCCCGCCTTCGAGCACTTGGATAAATTGCGCATCAGACACGCACAGCAACCCGGTCACACCCCGCTCGGGATTCAGGCGTCGCGATTGCGCCATGATGTCTTCCAGCAGCTTTGAGCCACGCGGCTCGGCCATTTCGCTGCAATAGAGCAATCGCACCAGCATGGCGTCAGTCCTTAAGATTGATCAGAGACAAGAACTCACGTCGAAGCGCAGGGTCCTTGAGAAAGACACCGCGCATGACGCTGTTGATCATTTTGGTGTTGTCGTCCTTCACGCCACGCCAATGCATACAATAATGATCCGCCTCCATGACGACGGCGAGGCCGTCGGGCCGAACCTTCTTGTTGAGCAAGTCAGCCAATTGCGTGATGGCCTCCTCCTGAATCTGCGGCCGCGACATGATCCAGTGCGCCAAGCGCGCATATTTCGAGAGGCCGATCAGATTGGAATGCTGATTTGGCATGAGACCGATCCACACACGCCCCATGATCGGACAAAAATGATGCGAACACGCGCTCCGAATAGTGACGGGGCCAACGATCATCAATTCATTCAGCGATTCCGCGTTGGGAAATTCCGTGACCTGCGGCGGCGGCGCATAGCGACCGGCGAACACCTCGGTGAGGTACATCTTGGCGACGCGACGCGCTGTGTCTTGCGTGTTGTGATCGCTTTTCGTGTCGATCACCAGGGCGTCGAGCACCGTCTCGAACTTCTGCGCGACTTCTTCGAGAAGCGCATCCATATCGCCTGGTTCCAGCACGTCGGCGATGCAATCATTGGCGTGAAAGCGTCGCCCCTGGCTCTCCAGGCGCGCGCGAACACGCTGCGAAACACTCGCATCCGCCAAAGTCTCTGTCGATGGCCGCTTTGCCATACCTACCCCACACGCATGAATTTTAGATAGCGCTTAGGCCTGACGTTGGCGACGTCTCGCGACGATGACAAGTACGGCCACGACCAGCAGCGCCAACGCCGCAGCCGCAGCAGCTTGCGCCACAAGCGTCTTTCGCGCCAGTTCCGCAGCATAGACGCCGCCCAGGCCCCAGGCGATCGGCAGGAGATAAAGCGCATTGCGCAAGCGCAAGGCCAACGCGCTCGCCAAAACAAGAGCAACGGCAATCGCGGCAAGCGCTGCAATTTGCGCATGCTCAGCGCCAATGAACCCTTCGATCGTCAGCGACGTCATGGCATTCACAATCGCGGCAATCGTGAGCCAGCCGGCCAGCAGACTCATCGGCGCGCGCACCAACCACTGCTCCGGCGTCGATCCTGCTTCACCGGCGCGCGCAAGCGCAAAAATAAGTGCCGCGGCGGCGACGCTCAGAATTCCAAGCGTCCACCAAACGCCATTCAGCGCCGCAGCAATAATCCAAAGCCCGCATCCACTCATCGCAAGCACAGAACCCCAGACTAACATCGGTGGCGTGTCTGATCGTGGCCCCAGCACGACTTGGTAGCCGGCATGGGCGATCATGCCGATATAGAGCAGCCCCCAGATCGAGAACGCGTAACCCGCCACGCGCAGCGTCGCATCGCCCTGGTAGGAAAATTCCCCAGCCGAAAGCCCGAACCCAAAGAGCGCCTGCGCAGTCGGAACCGCGACTGCGACAACAGCGGCCAATGCAGCCGCCAACACTCGAATTTGCACCAGCAAAGCGGCCATCCCAGATCGACCAAATCACGAAGGGGAAGGTACGCCGGCCGCGGCTAAACGGATCAGATCCGCTCCCGAACCTACGTCTGAACCTGAGCGCCGACCAAAAAGGAACGCATCTACGGACAGCCTGCCGGCGGAGGATCCGCTTGGCCATTCAACAGAATGACACGCAAATCCTTTTCTTCACATCACCAAGGGACAAGGCCACTCCCTAGTGATCCACAGGTTGCGCCGCAAACTCCCGGAGCACCGTTCGCCAAGTCTGACCAGCTTGCGCCTCTGTCGTCGTCGCATCAGCAATCGGCGCAGAGACAAGTTGCTGCACGTACCATCCGTTACGTTCGCTCATTGCGAGACGCAGATACCGGTCCTCGCCGCCAATGTTGGATCGCAGTCTGTGAATACGATAGTGTGGCAGACCTTCCGGTGATGACTTGTCCGCAGCGCTGGGCTCACCTTCCCACGCCCGCGCGTTGGGATCGCCCTCATTTAATTGAGCAACTGCGCTCGCGAAGGCAATGTCGAGCGTTGTCGGTTCGCGAAACTGCACGGCGACCCACGCAACTAGCGTGTCGCCTGAAGTCGTTGAGCACTGCGCTCCGGCGTTCAATGCGCTCGCTGGAAAGACGTCAAACTCGAATGCGCCCTCAGCCGGAAGCAGGCAAAGCATACCGCTGGGCACGTGTCGAATGGCTGGATACTCATGCGTGCTCGCGTCGGCAAAATCTGGAGCGCCGCGCTGCTCTAGTAAGCGACCGGCGATCTCACTGTGTTTGGCGAGCTCTGACTTCGCACATGCCGACAGCATTAGCGCGATGGCGACAAGCAGACGCAAATGATCCCCCACGATTAACCTTAACCCGCGTTTAGTGCAGGCCCGTGGGACGTATCTTCGCCAATTGCCTGACGCATGAGATGGCATTCCCTCCTCGCACGAAGCCGACCGCGCTCACTCGCGAGATCGAGACCTTGATCGCTTGAGTAGAGAATTACCGTGAAATCCCCCACTCCTCGTGTTCCCTAGATCAAATTATCTTCCGGGGAGCCGTTGATGCACACGCGCGTGCGAGTGATCGCTGTTTCAGCTTTGGTCGCGCTTTGGTCCTTCGTTAACCCAGCCGAGGCGGAGACGCGGCTGAGCTTCTCCACTGGAGTTGATTACTCGAGTGGTAAATACGGCGCTGAAGAAGAGACCGAGGTCATCGCTGTTCCGTTCGGCGTTCGTCTCACCGTCGATGATTGGACCATTCGAGCCTCGAGCGCCTATCTCCATGTAGATGGCCCCGCCGATGTCAGCGAGGATGGCGAGACCGGAGACGGAACGGGCGCTGTCACACGCGTCGGCGCCGACAAAGGTCTTGGCGACACACATCTGTCGGTCGAACGGGCTTTTAGGCGCATTGGCGGCTCAAGCGCCTACGCGGAGATCTCTGCGCGCGCCAGACTACCTACTGGCGACGAGGAACGCGGCCTGGGCGTCGGTACTGTCGATTATGCGCTCGTTGCGGAAGTCGGCGTCGCCACAAACGCAGGCGGGGTTTATGTCAGCGCGGGTCATCGCTGGTTGGGACAGCGGGACGAGGGTCCCGAACGGCAAGATGGCGCCCAAGCGAGCGTGGGCGCCTGGGTACCCGTCGGCGGTCGAACACGTGTTGGCGCATTCGCAAATTGGCGCGAGGCTTCGGTTGAAGGAAACGATGAGCCCGCTAATGCCGGTGCTTATGTTTCCTACCGCATGAGCGAGCGGCTCCGCATCACCCTCACCGCAAGCGGTGGATTGTCCGACGCAAGCCCTGACGCGATGGTTGGAATCCGGTTCAACTGGTTGCCAGGCGCTCTCAACTGAACACGCTTTGCGGTTCTATTGTCGCCGTCGTGCGCGCGCCTCGTCTTGCTCGCGCAAATAGGTGATGACCGCATCCACTTCAGAGGGTGAGAGCCCCAAATTGGGCATAGGCAAATTGCGATAGCGGGGAAGCATCGCCGTCGCTGTTGGATCGCCCTCGGCTAACATCACGTCGGGCTCACGAATCCAACGCGAGAGCCAAGCGTTTGAACGCGCCTGCGTCACGCCGGCTAGGTCGGGTCCGAGCCGATCGCCCTCCCCGAGCGTGTGGCACGACCGACAACGGGTTCGATACAAATATGCGCCGTTGGAGGTTTCCGTCACACGTCCCGCCACCGCATAAGTTTGCCGCGACTCACCGTCAGGCATGTGGTTTTGCAGACGGCTGCTTAGAAGGTTCGCGAGCAATTGCGGATTTTCGTACGCGGTACGTCGAATCCATTGTCCGGTGACTTCGTTGCCGACGATTATGTTCGTATCGTGCTCCGTGAGCGGTCTGCCAGGGTCAATCGGACGAACGCCAAGCCGGCGTTGAAGCAAGTCCACGTCTTCTCGCGATCCCGTCAAGAACGTCCATCCCGGCCCGACATCATATGAGCGCATGAAGCGCCGCAACGATGCTGGCGTATCGCGCGCAGGATCCACCGAGATCGAATACATATGGACATCGCGCCCCACGCGATCGCCCAGGATTTGTTGGACACGCCGCAATTGGGCGGTGTCGAGCGGGCAGATGTCTGCGCACGACGTAAAGATGAAATTGATCGAGACAATCTTCCCGCGGATCAGATCATCATAGAAACGCACCTGCCTCCCGTTGTGATCTGTGAGGACCACGTTCGGAAAATACTCGGCCCGCCAGCGCGTCTGCTGTGACATCGCCGATTGCGGCATCAAGGTGAGCGCCGTGATCGTGAGCGCCGATGCGATGCGCGCCCAGAGTCGCCACTTTCGCATCATTGCGCCGTCGGCAGATCGAGAGATGGCTCGTAATACACGCCCTCCCAGTCTGCGATGGGCGTCGGGATCGCCACCGCCTGGCCGGGATTACGGTTGTCCCACCTGAGCAGCATCGAATGATCCTCGTGCATCGTGTTGTGACAATGCTCCATGTAGGTTCCGAGGAATTCGCGGAAGCGCAGAAGCACCTGCACGCGGCTTGTGGTGTGCGGGCCAGCCCCCACGCGGAACACATCTTTCCGCGCACCGCGCTCCCAACTCGGCGGCGGGGCGCCGTCACGGCTCAAAATGCGCCCCTCTTCGAAGTGGACATGGACCGGATGCGCCCAGCCGTCGCCTGACTCAAACTCCCAGACTTCCCAGCGATTGTTAGTGGTGGCGACGGAG from Vitreimonas flagellata includes:
- a CDS encoding fasciclin domain-containing protein, producing MKSTLRLTLASCAALVALAACAQQTPPAAEETAQAAVEAPAASGTIVDAAIASPDHTTLVSAVQAAGLVETLSGAGPFTVFAPTNAAFDKLPPGALQSLTQPENRDALSRILTYHVVSGRVSAAELGAQIDAGGGSATLTTVQGGTLTATRVNGAIRLTDSSGAYATVTAADVVGSNGVIHVIDTVVTPPAA
- a CDS encoding SDR family NAD(P)-dependent oxidoreductase gives rise to the protein MGDRQPLVGRAVVFGAQGAIGGALADCLAENPGIEIVYCGARHEPRAGSKRLPFSFDLVDEPSIAAAAAQIGADGPVDFVLVATGALHGDAMQPEKTWRHFSASQFERMFAINATGPALIARHFLPLLSKERRSIFAALSARVGSIEDNRLGGWASYRASKAALHQIIRTCAIELARRNPKALCVALHPGTVDSALSKPFQRSATHGVFSPEESARHLIDVLERLASSDSGCAFAWDGAKIPF
- a CDS encoding MipA/OmpV family protein, whose translation is MRISTVGLTLGMLCASVGVATAQERDASGWRLSVGAGAIVSPSYEGDDEVRLSIVPDIRVAYGDRFFASVQEGIGYRAVLTPNLQAGPIARVKFGREESGEQAFALSGDDSADLVGLGDVDTSLELGGFVQYALGPMLVEAEARRGVSGHEGFVADIGLRWRGQVALDGSTLRYGLGPRVRLVDDDYVSAYFDVDLAQAAASGLAVFDADGGLYSFGAGANALWRPNGASPWSIGAFASMDQLSGDAGESSLVKTRGDATQVSGGVFFSRSLF
- a CDS encoding BLUF domain-containing protein: MLVRLLYCSEMAEPRGSKLLEDIMAQSRRLNPERGVTGLLCVSDAQFIQVLEGGRAQVCALYNAIVRDPRHTHVTLLSFEEITERTFGSWSMGQVELAKINPGLLLKYFEHAKLAPTAASGRATMALLEELLASGAIVQRADS
- the folE gene encoding GTP cyclohydrolase I, whose amino-acid sequence is MAKRPSTETLADASVSQRVRARLESQGRRFHANDCIADVLEPGDMDALLEEVAQKFETVLDALVIDTKSDHNTQDTARRVAKMYLTEVFAGRYAPPPQVTEFPNAESLNELMIVGPVTIRSACSHHFCPIMGRVWIGLMPNQHSNLIGLSKYARLAHWIMSRPQIQEEAITQLADLLNKKVRPDGLAVVMEADHYCMHWRGVKDDNTKMINSVMRGVFLKDPALRREFLSLINLKD
- a CDS encoding SCO family protein, translated to MMRKWRLWARIASALTITALTLMPQSAMSQQTRWRAEYFPNVVLTDHNGRQVRFYDDLIRGKIVSINFIFTSCADICPLDTAQLRRVQQILGDRVGRDVHMYSISVDPARDTPASLRRFMRSYDVGPGWTFLTGSREDVDLLQRRLGVRPIDPGRPLTEHDTNIIVGNEVTGQWIRRTAYENPQLLANLLSSRLQNHMPDGESRQTYAVAGRVTETSNGAYLYRTRCRSCHTLGEGDRLGPDLAGVTQARSNAWLSRWIREPDVMLAEGDPTATAMLPRYRNLPMPNLGLSPSEVDAVITYLREQDEARARRRQ